From the Chitinolyticbacter meiyuanensis genome, one window contains:
- a CDS encoding sensor histidine kinase: protein MRYRLSFRQLLLVAFLLVGVVLSASSVQVWLSLERMAGHSRQSARDAVRLTEAAERLAERTLTMERSARQYLVLDDEAFRLRFVEAGAEAGKALGTLAQTLTEVAPNEFASWREHAAGTAELLQQRQLKGDEPLLFDHFAQLRGINERLALAVKRRVERSNTELLLELERQRAVLGGQAVVAAVLAVVLALGFGLWLTRPLARIERAIARLGRGRYDEAIAIRGPADLRRLAEQLDWLRQRLAALEADKARFLRHVSHELKTPLAALREGVALLDDGVAGPLAPAQREVVDILRQNVAAQQRQIEDLLRYNAAVFDATQAAPRPLAVRALLDAVIEAQKLQWQARHLSVSVSGDECKLAADPDKLQVVFGNLLSNAIRFSPDGGAIRFELARSAGSLLIDCRDDGAGVDPADAERIFEPFYQGRRQPPGARHGSGIGLSIVCEYIAAHGGTVALQPSARGAHFRIELPA, encoded by the coding sequence ATGCGCTATCGCCTGTCGTTCCGCCAACTGCTGCTGGTTGCCTTCCTGCTGGTCGGCGTGGTGCTGTCGGCGAGCTCGGTCCAGGTGTGGCTGTCCTTGGAGCGCATGGCCGGGCACAGCCGGCAGTCCGCGCGCGATGCGGTACGGCTGACCGAGGCGGCGGAGCGGCTGGCGGAGCGTACGCTGACGATGGAACGCAGCGCCCGCCAGTATCTGGTGCTGGACGACGAAGCCTTCAGGCTGCGTTTCGTCGAGGCCGGCGCCGAGGCTGGCAAGGCGCTGGGCACGCTGGCGCAGACGCTGACCGAAGTGGCGCCGAATGAATTCGCCAGCTGGCGCGAGCATGCCGCGGGTACCGCCGAGCTCTTGCAACAGCGCCAGCTCAAGGGCGACGAGCCCTTGCTGTTCGATCACTTCGCGCAATTGCGAGGCATCAACGAGCGGCTGGCGTTGGCGGTGAAGCGGCGGGTGGAGCGCAGCAATACCGAGCTGCTGCTGGAGCTGGAGCGCCAGCGCGCGGTGCTGGGTGGGCAGGCGGTGGTCGCCGCCGTGCTGGCGGTGGTGCTGGCACTGGGCTTTGGCCTGTGGCTGACCCGGCCGCTGGCCCGCATCGAGCGCGCGATCGCCAGGCTCGGTCGCGGCCGCTACGACGAAGCGATTGCCATCCGCGGCCCGGCCGACTTGCGCCGGCTGGCCGAGCAGCTCGACTGGCTGCGCCAGCGGCTGGCCGCACTGGAAGCGGACAAGGCGCGCTTCCTGCGCCATGTGTCGCACGAATTGAAAACGCCGCTCGCCGCATTGCGCGAGGGGGTGGCGCTGCTCGACGACGGCGTGGCCGGGCCCTTGGCGCCGGCGCAGCGCGAGGTGGTCGATATCCTGCGGCAGAACGTCGCTGCGCAGCAGCGCCAGATCGAGGACCTGTTGCGCTACAACGCCGCAGTGTTCGATGCCACCCAGGCGGCACCGCGCCCGCTGGCCGTACGCGCCTTGCTCGACGCAGTGATCGAGGCGCAGAAGCTGCAATGGCAGGCACGCCATCTGTCGGTCAGCGTGAGCGGCGACGAATGCAAGCTCGCGGCCGACCCCGACAAGCTGCAGGTGGTGTTCGGCAATCTGTTGTCCAATGCCATCCGCTTCAGTCCCGACGGCGGAGCCATCCGCTTTGAACTCGCCCGCAGCGCGGGCAGTCTGCTGATTGACTGCCGCGATGACGGCGCCGGGGTGGACCCGGCTGATGCCGAGCGCATCTTCGAGCCGTTCTACCAGGGCCGTCGCCAGCCGCCGGGTGCGCGTCACGGCAGCGGCATCGGCTTGTCCATCGTCTGTGAATACATTGCCGCCCACGGCGGCACCGTCGCGCTGCAGCCCAGTGCGCGCGGTGCTCATTTCAGGATCGAATTGCCCGCATGA
- a CDS encoding permease, whose protein sequence is MKPWTLLLATGLLSACQLLQPPPPHTPVPTPVPTPEPVIYVEEVPNAVDEVLGYAARVRGLANGDLAKELAALAGEPVDPANTIKRALLLARSHGELPRAISQLDLVIKSVDPDAAAFKPLAQLLQSQWQERRKLEDQADKLAQQLKDEQRRADEATTKLEALKKIENTLPARPSASGK, encoded by the coding sequence ATGAAACCCTGGACTCTGCTCCTGGCCACCGGCCTGTTGTCGGCCTGCCAACTGTTACAGCCGCCCCCGCCTCACACGCCGGTGCCTACGCCGGTGCCTACGCCGGAACCGGTGATCTATGTCGAGGAAGTGCCCAATGCCGTCGACGAGGTGCTGGGCTATGCGGCCCGCGTGCGTGGCCTTGCCAACGGCGATCTGGCCAAGGAGCTGGCGGCGCTCGCCGGCGAGCCGGTCGATCCGGCCAACACCATCAAGCGTGCGCTGCTGCTGGCCCGCAGCCATGGCGAGCTGCCGCGCGCCATCTCCCAGCTCGACCTGGTGATCAAGTCAGTCGATCCGGACGCCGCGGCATTCAAGCCGTTGGCGCAGCTGTTGCAGAGCCAGTGGCAGGAGCGACGCAAGCTGGAGGACCAGGCGGACAAGCTGGCCCAGCAGCTCAAGGACGAGCAACGCCGCGCCGACGAGGCCACCACCAAGCTCGAGGCGCTGAAAAAGATCGAGAACACCTTGCCGGCGCGCCCGTCGGCATCGGGGAAGTGA
- a CDS encoding sigma 54-interacting transcriptional regulator: MSDSRPLILVIDDDPDILRLLTMRLSATGYRVTTAEHAQAALNRLEVEHPALVLSDIRLPDSDGLALFDQIRARHPSLPVILLTAHGTIPDAVEATARGAFAYLTKPFDGKQLTDKIAQALQLAAPSSTRTPEGEAWRSELISRSHRMEELLAEARLVAATDASILIRGESGSGKEVLARAIHRASPRAKAPFVAVNCGAIPEQLLESELFGHIKGAFTGAVANHRGLFQAAHGGTLFLDEIGDMPLPLQVKLLRVLQERAVRPVGASESMAVDVRILSATHRDLDAAMAEGQFREDLYYRLNVVSLQLPPLSERREDIPLLANHFLATVSEKYGRQVNGFAPDALEALSTAPWPGNVRQLYNVVEQVCALSTAPLVPLTLVQRALRVPTIEVLSLAEAKTRFERDYLVRLLKLTNGNVADAARLAERNRTEFYRLLQKHGLTPELFRADDVADGRQE, from the coding sequence ATGAGCGACAGCCGCCCGCTGATCCTGGTGATCGATGACGATCCGGACATCCTGCGCCTCTTGACCATGCGGCTCAGTGCCACCGGCTACCGGGTGACCACGGCCGAGCATGCGCAGGCAGCGCTCAACCGGCTGGAAGTCGAGCACCCGGCGCTGGTGTTGTCCGATATCCGCCTGCCGGACAGCGACGGCCTCGCCCTGTTCGACCAGATCCGCGCCCGACACCCCTCGCTGCCGGTGATCCTGCTGACCGCGCACGGCACCATCCCGGATGCGGTGGAAGCTACCGCACGCGGCGCCTTTGCCTACCTGACCAAGCCCTTTGACGGCAAGCAGCTCACCGACAAGATCGCCCAGGCGCTGCAACTGGCGGCACCGAGCAGCACGCGCACGCCCGAAGGCGAAGCGTGGCGCAGCGAGCTGATCAGCCGCAGCCACCGGATGGAGGAGTTGCTGGCCGAGGCGCGGCTGGTGGCGGCGACCGATGCCAGCATCCTGATCCGCGGCGAAAGCGGCTCGGGCAAGGAAGTGCTGGCCCGGGCCATCCACCGCGCCAGCCCGCGCGCCAAGGCGCCCTTCGTCGCGGTGAACTGCGGCGCCATCCCGGAGCAACTGCTGGAATCCGAGCTGTTCGGCCATATCAAGGGCGCATTCACCGGCGCTGTGGCCAACCATCGCGGCCTGTTCCAGGCAGCGCACGGCGGCACGCTGTTCCTCGACGAGATCGGCGATATGCCGCTGCCGCTGCAGGTGAAGCTGCTGCGCGTGCTGCAGGAGCGGGCAGTACGGCCGGTGGGCGCCAGCGAATCGATGGCGGTGGATGTGCGCATCCTCTCCGCCACCCACCGCGATCTCGACGCGGCGATGGCAGAAGGGCAGTTCCGCGAGGATCTCTATTACCGGCTCAACGTGGTGAGCCTGCAGTTGCCGCCGCTGTCCGAGCGGCGCGAGGACATCCCGTTGCTGGCCAACCATTTCCTCGCCACCGTGAGCGAGAAGTACGGTCGCCAGGTCAACGGCTTTGCGCCGGATGCGCTGGAGGCGCTGTCGACCGCACCTTGGCCGGGTAACGTGCGCCAGCTCTACAACGTGGTCGAGCAGGTGTGCGCATTGTCGACCGCGCCGCTGGTGCCGCTGACGCTGGTGCAGCGTGCGTTGCGGGTGCCCACCATCGAGGTGCTGAGCCTTGCCGAAGCCAAGACCCGCTTCGAGCGCGACTATCTGGTGAGGCTGCTCAAGCTCACCAATGGCAATGTGGCCGACGCTGCGCGTCTTGCCGAGCGCAACCGCACCGAGTTCTACCGGCTGCTGCAAAAGCATGGGCTGACGCCAGAACTGTTCCGCGCCGACGATGTTGCCGACGGGCGACAGGAATAA
- a CDS encoding BON domain-containing protein, with amino-acid sequence MKINQLLARGLAALAFSSVTIAPVIAADTADTKTSTESVAAYIDDATITTKVKAALASDKQVSALDVKVTTENGVVLLSGNVDTPDAGVRAIEIAAGVEGVKDVKSALTVKAG; translated from the coding sequence ATGAAGATCAACCAACTGCTCGCCCGCGGTCTTGCTGCCCTGGCTTTTTCGTCGGTCACCATTGCGCCGGTGATCGCGGCCGACACCGCCGATACCAAGACCTCGACCGAATCGGTCGCGGCCTATATCGACGACGCGACCATCACCACCAAGGTGAAGGCTGCGCTGGCTTCCGACAAGCAGGTGTCGGCGCTGGACGTGAAGGTTACGACCGAAAACGGCGTGGTGCTGCTGTCCGGTAACGTCGATACGCCCGATGCCGGTGTGCGCGCCATCGAAATCGCTGCTGGCGTCGAAGGCGTGAAGGACGTGAAGAGCGCGCTGACCGTCAAGGCCGGC